A window of the Dickeya dianthicola NCPPB 453 genome harbors these coding sequences:
- a CDS encoding MFS transporter, with product MKQGPLSQTLTGIGLMVLLTGQLLPMIDFSIVNVALEAIAHSLSASSAELELVVSVYGVAFAVSLAMGGRLGDNLGRRRVFIAGVALFGVASLLCGIAQAVWVLLAARALQGISAALVVPQILATIHVCLRGREHARALGFYSAIGGLAFVVGQVLGGFLIQLDIAGYGWRSVFLVNLPVCLLVLLWAPSRLPDTRGEKPVALDMPGTVLLSLMLASLLFPLALGPIWHWPWFCVAALLSSLVWFALLWRVERRQSAPLLPPALFRLPGIRFGLLLALLFFSSWSGFMFAVAYTLQSGAGFTPLQSGNSFIGLGLSYFVASLFSGRLAARIGTVGALLAGCAIQMSGLALLMASLAWRWPVSVLQLLPATMMIGFGQAFIVSSFYRIGLSDVPTHQAGAGSALLSTMQQASLGLGPIVLGTVLVQVLHASGGQFAGALIATLMAEWALMLVLVLCALRNRLALVHPRPTV from the coding sequence ATGAAACAGGGTCCACTTTCGCAGACGCTCACTGGCATTGGCCTGATGGTGTTGCTGACCGGCCAACTGTTGCCGATGATCGATTTTTCGATCGTTAACGTGGCGCTGGAAGCCATCGCCCATTCACTTTCCGCCAGCTCGGCTGAACTGGAACTGGTGGTGTCGGTGTATGGCGTGGCGTTTGCCGTCTCGCTGGCGATGGGCGGGCGGCTGGGCGATAACCTGGGACGCCGCCGGGTGTTCATTGCCGGCGTGGCGCTGTTTGGCGTGGCGTCGCTGCTGTGCGGCATCGCTCAGGCGGTATGGGTGTTGCTGGCGGCGCGTGCCTTGCAGGGGATTAGCGCTGCGCTGGTGGTGCCGCAAATTCTGGCGACCATTCATGTTTGCCTGCGCGGGCGCGAGCATGCCCGGGCGCTGGGTTTTTACAGTGCTATCGGCGGGCTGGCCTTTGTGGTCGGGCAGGTGCTGGGCGGCTTTCTGATTCAGTTGGACATCGCCGGTTATGGCTGGCGCAGCGTGTTTCTGGTCAATCTGCCGGTCTGCCTGCTGGTGCTGCTGTGGGCGCCGTCGCGTCTGCCGGATACCCGCGGCGAAAAACCGGTGGCGCTGGATATGCCCGGCACGGTGCTGCTGTCGCTGATGCTGGCCAGCCTACTGTTCCCGCTGGCGTTGGGGCCCATCTGGCACTGGCCGTGGTTCTGCGTCGCGGCGTTGCTGAGCAGCCTGGTGTGGTTTGCGCTGTTGTGGCGGGTGGAGCGTCGTCAGTCGGCGCCGTTACTGCCGCCCGCGCTGTTCCGGCTGCCGGGGATCCGTTTCGGCTTGTTGCTGGCGTTGCTGTTTTTCTCCAGTTGGAGCGGCTTTATGTTCGCGGTTGCTTACACCCTGCAATCCGGCGCCGGCTTTACGCCGCTGCAGTCGGGTAACAGTTTTATCGGCCTGGGGCTGTCCTATTTTGTTGCGTCGCTGTTCAGCGGCCGTCTCGCCGCCCGTATTGGCACCGTCGGGGCGTTGTTGGCCGGATGCGCCATTCAGATGAGCGGGCTGGCGCTGCTGATGGCGTCGCTGGCGTGGCGCTGGCCGGTGTCGGTGTTGCAATTGTTGCCGGCGACCATGATGATTGGCTTCGGTCAGGCGTTTATTGTCAGCAGCTTTTATCGCATCGGGCTGTCGGATGTGCCGACGCATCAGGCAGGCGCGGGCAGTGCGCTGCTTTCCACCATGCAACAGGCGTCGCTGGGGCTGGGGCCGATTGTGCTGGGTACGGTGCTGGTACAGGTGCTGCATGCCAGCGGCGGGCAGTTTGCCGGCGCGTTGATCGCCACGTTGATGGCGGAATGGGCGCTGATGCTGGTATTGGTGCTATGCGCGCTGCGCAACCGGCTGGCGCTGGTACACCCGCGACCCACGGTCTGA
- the mpaA gene encoding murein tripeptide amidase MpaA, with the protein MTNAEFLHRPRTERGFFASPGQEYGRSRLGAPLLWFPAEVEGKHSGLILAGTHGDETASVVALSCALRTLPPGGRAHHVVLAVNPDGCQLGLRANAGGVDLNRNFPAANWQPDGTLYRWSEDTPVRDVQLSTGDHPGSEPETQALCRLIDRLSPPWVVSFHEPLACIDDPHRSELGSWLAREFALPLVDSVGYPTPGSFGSWCAERHLQCITAELPVIAADSANHRYLTALTRLLSHNFLYQC; encoded by the coding sequence ATGACAAACGCCGAGTTTCTTCATCGACCCCGTACCGAACGCGGGTTCTTTGCTTCGCCGGGCCAGGAATATGGCCGTTCCCGACTGGGTGCGCCGCTGCTTTGGTTCCCGGCGGAAGTCGAAGGGAAACACAGCGGATTGATCCTCGCCGGAACGCACGGCGACGAAACCGCGTCGGTGGTGGCGCTCTCCTGTGCGTTGCGTACACTACCGCCGGGCGGTCGGGCCCACCATGTGGTGCTGGCGGTCAACCCGGATGGCTGTCAGTTGGGGTTGCGCGCCAATGCCGGCGGCGTCGACCTCAACCGTAATTTCCCGGCGGCCAACTGGCAGCCGGACGGCACGCTCTACCGCTGGAGCGAAGATACGCCGGTGCGCGACGTGCAGCTCTCCACCGGCGACCACCCCGGTTCTGAACCAGAAACGCAGGCGTTGTGCCGCCTGATCGATCGGTTATCGCCGCCGTGGGTGGTGTCCTTTCATGAACCGCTGGCCTGCATCGACGATCCTCACCGTTCCGAACTGGGCAGCTGGCTGGCGCGTGAATTCGCACTGCCGCTGGTCGACAGCGTGGGATATCCCACGCCGGGTTCGTTTGGCAGTTGGTGCGCCGAGCGCCACCTGCAATGCATCACCGCCGAGTTGCCGGTGATTGCCGCCGACAGCGCCAATCACCGCTATCTGACCGCCCTGACCCGGCTGCTGTCCCATAATTTTTTATACCAATGTTGA
- the tpx gene encoding thiol peroxidase has protein sequence MSTNVHFQGNPVPVTGSFPAAGGKAPAFSLVAKDLSDVALSHYAGKRKVLNIFPSIDTGVCAASVRKFNQLASSLDNTVVLCISADLPFAQSRFCGAEGLNNVVVLSTLRSDQFKQDYGVAIAEGALKGLTARAVVVLDENDNVLYSELVNEITSEPNYDAAIAVLK, from the coding sequence ATGTCAACAAATGTACATTTTCAGGGTAACCCGGTACCGGTAACAGGATCTTTCCCGGCGGCCGGCGGCAAAGCACCGGCGTTTTCACTGGTTGCCAAAGACCTCTCTGACGTGGCGCTGAGCCACTACGCCGGCAAGCGCAAAGTCCTGAATATTTTCCCGAGCATCGATACCGGCGTGTGCGCCGCGTCCGTGCGTAAATTCAATCAGCTGGCATCCAGCCTGGATAATACCGTTGTGCTTTGCATCTCCGCCGACCTGCCGTTCGCCCAGTCCCGCTTCTGCGGCGCCGAAGGTCTGAACAATGTGGTGGTGTTGTCCACCTTGCGCAGTGACCAATTCAAGCAAGACTACGGTGTGGCGATTGCCGAAGGCGCGCTGAAAGGCCTGACTGCACGCGCCGTCGTGGTGCTGGACGAAAACGACAACGTGCTGTACAGCGAACTGGTGAACGAAATCACCAGCGAACCGAACTACGACGCCGCCATCGCCGTACTGAAATAA
- the zntB gene encoding zinc transporter ZntB: MEVTESKAIWHTGAVFTCQLDGRGGILPLVESGLGEEAVLPAWLHLDSTQSASVRWLHETSLLPDSVRNALAGDSARPRVVRLGEGTLVTLRSINYNPDARPDELVAIRVFITDRLIVSTRRRKVAAIDEVMSDLKEGNGPATSGDWMVSIAEALTDHTSEFIDELHEKIIDLEDALLEQRIPPRGELALIRKQLIVLRRYMTPQRDIFSRLSGEKFGWMQDDDRRRMQEIAERLGRGLEDLDASIARTTVIADEITTLMTDAMNRRTYTMSLLAMVFLPTTFLTGLFGVNLGGIPGSNSGIGFGVFCLLLVLLVSGVAWWLKRSKWL, translated from the coding sequence GTGGAAGTGACTGAAAGTAAAGCTATCTGGCACACCGGCGCCGTCTTTACCTGTCAACTGGACGGCAGGGGAGGCATTCTGCCGCTGGTAGAGAGTGGGTTGGGCGAGGAGGCGGTTCTGCCTGCCTGGCTGCACCTTGACTCGACGCAATCGGCCAGCGTGCGCTGGCTGCATGAAACCTCGTTGTTGCCGGATAGCGTACGTAACGCACTGGCGGGAGATAGCGCCCGCCCTCGCGTAGTACGGCTTGGCGAAGGCACGCTGGTGACCCTGCGCAGCATCAATTATAACCCTGATGCCCGGCCGGATGAGCTGGTGGCGATCCGGGTCTTTATCACCGACCGCCTGATTGTCTCCACCCGGCGGCGTAAAGTAGCGGCGATCGATGAGGTGATGAGCGACCTGAAAGAGGGCAACGGTCCGGCCACCAGCGGAGACTGGATGGTGTCTATCGCCGAGGCGTTAACCGATCACACCAGTGAGTTTATTGATGAGCTACACGAGAAAATTATCGATCTGGAGGATGCGTTGCTGGAACAGCGCATTCCGCCGCGCGGCGAACTGGCGCTGATTCGCAAGCAGCTGATTGTGTTACGCCGCTACATGACGCCGCAGCGCGATATTTTCTCGCGCCTGTCCGGTGAGAAGTTTGGCTGGATGCAGGATGACGACCGCCGGCGTATGCAGGAAATTGCCGAGCGCCTCGGCCGGGGGCTGGAAGATCTGGACGCCAGCATCGCCCGAACGACCGTGATTGCCGATGAAATCACCACGCTGATGACCGACGCCATGAACCGACGTACTTACACGATGTCGCTGCTGGCGATGGTTTTCCTGCCGACTACTTTTTTGACCGGGTTGTTTGGCGTCAATCTGGGCGGAATTCCAGGATCCAACAGCGGTATCGGATTCGGCGTGTTCTGCCTGTTGTTGGTGTTGTTGGTTAGCGGCGTTGCCTGGTGGTTAAAACGCAGTAAATGGTTGTGA
- the ttcA gene encoding tRNA 2-thiocytidine(32) synthetase TtcA, with amino-acid sequence MSENQSVTPKQQYNLNKLQKRLRRNVGEAIADFTMIEDGDRIMVCLSGGKDSYTMLEILRNLQQSAPVNFSLVAVNLDQKQPGFPEHVLPQYLDSIGVEYKIVEENTYGIVKEKIPEGKTTCSLCSRLRRGILYRTASELGATKIALGHHRDDILQTLFLNMFYGGKLKGMPPKLVSDDGKHVVIRPLAYCREKDIERFADARQFPIIPCNLCGSQPNLQRQVIKDMLRDWDKRHPGRIETMFSAMQNAVPSHLCDTNLFDFKSIRQGSEVVDGGDLAFDREEMPLQPAGWQPDEDEEDNARPLERLNVLEIR; translated from the coding sequence ATGTCAGAAAATCAATCCGTTACACCCAAGCAACAATACAATCTCAACAAATTGCAAAAGCGCCTGCGTCGCAACGTGGGCGAAGCGATCGCCGATTTTACTATGATAGAAGACGGCGATCGGATCATGGTGTGTCTGTCCGGTGGCAAAGACAGCTATACCATGCTGGAGATCCTGCGCAATCTGCAACAGAGCGCGCCGGTGAATTTCTCGCTGGTGGCAGTGAATCTGGACCAGAAACAGCCCGGGTTCCCGGAGCATGTGCTGCCGCAGTATCTGGACAGCATTGGCGTTGAGTACAAGATTGTGGAAGAGAATACCTACGGCATCGTTAAAGAGAAGATCCCGGAAGGTAAGACTACTTGCTCACTGTGCTCGCGTCTGCGCCGCGGCATTCTGTACCGCACCGCTAGCGAACTGGGCGCCACCAAGATTGCCCTCGGCCATCACCGCGACGACATCTTGCAAACGCTGTTTCTGAATATGTTCTACGGCGGCAAACTGAAAGGCATGCCGCCAAAACTGGTGAGCGACGACGGCAAACATGTGGTGATCCGCCCGCTGGCGTACTGCCGCGAAAAAGACATTGAACGTTTTGCCGACGCGCGCCAGTTCCCGATCATCCCGTGTAATCTGTGCGGCTCGCAGCCCAACCTGCAACGTCAGGTGATCAAGGACATGCTGCGCGACTGGGACAAACGCCACCCCGGCCGCATCGAAACCATGTTCAGCGCCATGCAGAATGCGGTGCCGTCGCATCTGTGCGACACCAACCTGTTCGATTTCAAATCAATTCGTCAGGGCAGCGAGGTGGTGGACGGCGGCGATCTGGCGTTCGACCGTGAAGAGATGCCATTACAGCCGGCAGGCTGGCAACCGGATGAGGATGAAGAAGATAACGCTCGTCCGCTGGAACGACTAAACGTACTGGAGATCCGTTAA
- a CDS encoding helix-turn-helix transcriptional regulator, with protein sequence MVMPIPAPQADTRVTPLQPDNRKRLGAFLRARRESIDPLRLGLSLPRKRRTPGLRREDVALLADVGITWYTWLEQGREIRASAKTLTAIANALQFNEAETRHLFMLAGLPFSPAAQASCEKISADSQRILDQLNPFPAVIVNARFTILGFNLTWCRLLDIDLLKIAPEDRNCIWLALTHPNWRERLVEQQDLLPNLVAMFRAQMTEHTGEPLWEAQLQRYLNASEEFRQLWYQRYEIQGVDDKIKRFRHPTLGIFTLRQINWWKASRNGDRMLVYMPASEQDNALLTQLAQLPPPGEQP encoded by the coding sequence ATGGTCATGCCGATACCGGCCCCACAGGCCGACACCCGTGTTACACCGTTACAACCGGATAACCGCAAACGGCTGGGCGCGTTTTTGCGCGCGCGACGTGAAAGTATCGACCCGCTGCGTCTGGGCCTGTCGCTGCCCCGCAAACGGCGCACGCCGGGACTACGCCGCGAGGATGTGGCGTTGCTGGCGGATGTGGGCATTACCTGGTACACCTGGCTGGAACAGGGGCGGGAAATCCGCGCTTCCGCCAAAACGCTGACCGCCATTGCCAACGCCCTGCAGTTCAACGAAGCGGAAACCCGGCATCTGTTTATGCTGGCGGGGCTGCCGTTCTCCCCGGCCGCACAGGCCAGTTGCGAGAAAATCAGCGCCGACAGCCAGCGTATTCTCGATCAGCTCAACCCGTTTCCGGCGGTGATCGTCAACGCCCGTTTCACCATACTGGGATTCAACCTCACCTGGTGTCGGTTACTGGATATCGACCTGCTCAAGATAGCGCCGGAAGACCGCAACTGTATCTGGCTGGCGCTCACTCACCCGAACTGGCGGGAACGGCTGGTGGAGCAGCAGGATCTGTTGCCCAATCTGGTGGCGATGTTCCGGGCGCAGATGACGGAACACACGGGCGAACCGCTGTGGGAGGCGCAATTGCAGCGCTACCTGAACGCCTCTGAAGAGTTTCGCCAGTTGTGGTACCAGCGCTACGAGATTCAAGGCGTGGATGACAAGATTAAGCGCTTTCGTCATCCGACGCTGGGTATTTTCACCCTGCGCCAGATCAACTGGTGGAAAGCTTCCCGCAACGGCGACCGGATGCTGGTTTACATGCCCGCCAGCGAGCAGGACAATGCGCTGCTGACGCAACTCGCGCAGTTGCCGCCGCCCGGCGAACAGCCTTAA
- a CDS encoding pesticin C-terminus-like muramidase, translating to MAVSKSAPVESTATAPEVNTAEAKPIEVKPIEVDVKVDTIAPASSSAASTPTVVPLSGSSTASAPKPITTVTWNPATTISSLQHNAKKKSIGYCARAVVDAIQAGGTKIERVPAAKDLGSKLIAAGFTAIFSMPRPSREYDRSNLLPGDVVVLEGFNKDERKGIKKDHTFGHAAMYDGSKWISDFTQSGFYPGEDYRKALPGYTIYRMAATQAQINAINSSQRGESAPQTPVAVPSVPVTQTTRSSAPVTRSSTQAVQPSAPASRIIAPAPRPTTSRSVQSENKPISSDQDFLNEFNIDISFLRVSEEMKTDGYVPLNQDGTPVGNSGVTIGMGIDLGQREAKDLIRDGVPSSIVEKLKPYMKLKKANALHKIREMPLKLTSNEASILSNIYIQKSIRSLETEFDNESKGVKFSQLSANTRTMILDLAHQYGNLKSKTPKAWGFIINQQWGELVRELNNFHDEYPTRRKREATLIEDDLKNSRI from the coding sequence GTGGCCGTCTCCAAATCGGCTCCGGTTGAATCCACAGCTACGGCTCCTGAAGTTAACACCGCGGAAGCCAAGCCCATCGAGGTTAAGCCTATCGAGGTTGACGTTAAAGTTGACACTATTGCACCGGCCTCTTCGTCTGCCGCATCAACGCCGACTGTTGTGCCATTATCAGGCAGTTCAACAGCATCGGCACCTAAACCTATCACAACGGTAACCTGGAATCCTGCTACCACCATTAGCTCGCTGCAACACAATGCCAAAAAGAAATCTATAGGTTATTGTGCAAGAGCTGTTGTAGACGCTATCCAAGCTGGTGGAACAAAAATAGAAAGAGTTCCAGCCGCGAAAGATCTCGGCTCCAAACTGATTGCCGCTGGTTTTACCGCCATATTTTCTATGCCAAGACCATCCAGAGAATATGACCGCAGCAATCTCCTTCCCGGCGATGTGGTGGTATTAGAAGGGTTTAATAAAGACGAACGTAAAGGGATAAAAAAAGACCATACTTTTGGTCATGCCGCCATGTACGACGGCAGCAAATGGATTTCCGACTTCACGCAATCCGGGTTCTATCCCGGCGAGGATTACCGAAAAGCACTGCCTGGCTACACCATTTATCGAATGGCTGCCACGCAGGCTCAGATTAATGCCATCAATTCTTCTCAAAGGGGCGAGTCGGCACCCCAAACACCGGTAGCAGTGCCTTCTGTGCCGGTAACTCAGACTACTCGATCATCAGCACCTGTAACACGTTCTTCAACTCAGGCGGTACAACCGTCTGCGCCGGCATCGCGCATTATCGCTCCAGCGCCCCGACCCACGACCTCCAGGTCGGTACAATCGGAAAATAAGCCAATATCATCCGACCAAGATTTCCTCAATGAATTCAATATAGATATATCTTTCTTAAGAGTTTCTGAGGAAATGAAAACTGACGGGTATGTTCCTTTAAATCAAGATGGAACTCCCGTTGGAAATTCGGGAGTAACTATAGGAATGGGGATTGATTTAGGGCAGCGGGAAGCAAAGGACTTAATACGTGATGGTGTACCCAGTAGTATTGTAGAAAAACTTAAACCCTACATGAAATTAAAGAAAGCGAATGCCTTGCACAAGATACGAGAAATGCCATTAAAATTAACGTCAAATGAAGCCAGTATACTATCAAATATATATATTCAAAAATCGATACGATCTTTAGAAACTGAATTTGATAACGAAAGTAAAGGTGTAAAGTTCTCGCAATTATCTGCAAATACGCGAACGATGATCCTAGACCTAGCACATCAGTATGGAAATTTAAAATCAAAAACACCCAAAGCATGGGGCTTCATAATTAATCAACAATGGGGAGAGTTAGTTAGAGAATTAAACAATTTCCACGACGAATACCCAACCCGAAGAAAGAGAGAAGCCACATTAATAGAGGATGACCTTAAAAATAGTAGAATATAA
- a CDS encoding putative hemolysin, which yields MNMPQWLVAGATLMLVACSGGQTESAQVPESVAPQRAVWQGQGTPAEANCTLAGGRMGVSRQLSGASIGTCLLANGKRCDEAALMNGSCPAG from the coding sequence ATGAATATGCCGCAATGGCTGGTGGCGGGCGCCACCCTGATGCTGGTGGCTTGCAGTGGCGGACAAACGGAATCGGCGCAGGTTCCGGAATCGGTAGCGCCGCAGCGCGCGGTGTGGCAAGGGCAGGGCACGCCGGCGGAGGCTAACTGTACGCTGGCGGGCGGGCGTATGGGGGTTTCGCGTCAACTGAGCGGGGCGAGCATCGGCACCTGTCTGCTGGCTAACGGCAAGCGCTGCGACGAAGCGGCGTTGATGAACGGCAGCTGTCCGGCGGGTTAA
- a CDS encoding peptide ABC transporter substrate-binding protein encodes MQFRYSAVFVGVVSAVLITALINPAGAAQVPPGTVLADRQEIVRHIKDEPASLDPIKAVGLPEIQVIRDLFEGLVNQDAQGNPIPGVAQRWQTNDNRTFIFTLRPDARWSNGDPVTAGDFVYSWRRLATPQNTSPFSWFIRLAGIVNADDILAGKLPADKLGVMAVDDHTLKVQLSKPVPYFISLMANFSLYPVHQSTVEKYGNEWIKPGNLVGNGAFVLKDRVVNEKLVLAPNNHYWDHANTRLTQVTFVPINQESNATKRYQAGDIDITESFPKNQYQKLLKDLPGQVFTPDQLGTYYYAFNTQRAPTNDARVRKALSYAIDRKIIAGKVLGTGEKPAYRLTPDVTAGFKPQPGQLQQYSQAELDMQAKALMAAAGYGPSKPLKLTLLYNTQEVHQKIAIAVASMWKTKLGVDVKLVNQEWKTYIDSRNTGNFDVIRASWVGDYNEPSTFLSLLTASHSGNIARFTNADYDRLMADTAGQTDRKVLNEDYNRAEQILAEQAPIAPIYQYTNGRLIKPWVKGYPIANPEDVAYSQTLYILKH; translated from the coding sequence ATGCAATTTCGTTATTCCGCAGTTTTCGTCGGCGTGGTTTCCGCCGTCCTGATAACCGCGCTGATAAACCCGGCTGGCGCGGCGCAGGTTCCCCCCGGCACGGTTCTGGCGGACCGGCAGGAGATAGTCCGCCACATCAAGGATGAACCGGCTTCGCTGGACCCGATTAAAGCGGTTGGTTTGCCGGAGATTCAGGTTATTCGCGACCTGTTCGAAGGGCTGGTGAATCAGGACGCGCAGGGTAATCCGATTCCCGGCGTCGCCCAGCGCTGGCAGACTAACGATAACCGCACCTTTATTTTTACTCTGCGGCCTGACGCGCGCTGGTCGAACGGCGATCCGGTCACCGCCGGCGACTTTGTCTACAGCTGGCGGCGACTGGCGACGCCGCAAAATACCTCGCCGTTTAGCTGGTTTATCCGGCTGGCGGGGATCGTCAATGCGGATGATATCCTGGCCGGCAAGCTGCCTGCCGACAAACTGGGCGTCATGGCGGTTGACGATCACACGTTAAAGGTGCAACTGAGTAAGCCGGTGCCTTATTTCATCAGCCTGATGGCCAATTTCAGCCTTTACCCGGTGCATCAGTCCACGGTGGAAAAATACGGCAATGAGTGGATCAAACCGGGCAATCTGGTAGGCAATGGCGCCTTCGTGCTGAAAGATCGGGTGGTCAATGAAAAACTGGTGCTGGCGCCGAATAACCATTACTGGGATCACGCCAATACCCGGCTGACGCAGGTCACCTTTGTGCCGATCAATCAGGAATCCAACGCCACCAAGCGCTATCAGGCCGGCGATATCGACATCACCGAGTCGTTTCCCAAGAATCAGTACCAGAAACTGCTGAAGGACTTGCCGGGGCAGGTCTTTACCCCGGACCAGCTCGGCACCTATTACTATGCCTTCAACACGCAGCGAGCGCCGACCAACGACGCGCGGGTGCGCAAGGCGCTGTCGTATGCCATCGACCGTAAGATTATCGCCGGGAAAGTGCTGGGAACCGGCGAGAAACCGGCGTATCGCTTGACGCCGGATGTCACCGCCGGGTTCAAGCCGCAACCGGGACAATTGCAGCAGTATTCGCAGGCCGAACTGGATATGCAGGCCAAAGCGCTAATGGCGGCGGCCGGCTATGGTCCGTCCAAACCGCTGAAACTGACCCTGCTGTACAACACGCAGGAAGTGCATCAAAAAATCGCCATCGCCGTCGCGTCGATGTGGAAAACCAAACTCGGCGTAGACGTGAAGTTGGTTAATCAGGAATGGAAAACGTACATCGACAGCCGCAATACGGGCAATTTTGATGTCATACGCGCCTCCTGGGTCGGCGATTACAACGAGCCGTCCACCTTCCTGTCGCTGCTGACCGCCAGTCACAGCGGCAATATCGCCCGTTTTACCAACGCTGATTATGATCGGCTGATGGCGGATACCGCCGGGCAAACCGACCGGAAGGTGCTGAACGAGGATTACAACCGCGCCGAGCAGATTCTGGCGGAGCAGGCGCCGATCGCGCCGATTTACCAATACACCAACGGCCGGTTGATTAAGCCCTGGGTGAAAGGGTATCCCATCGCCAACCCTGAGGATGTCGCCTACAGCCAGACGCTTTATATTCTAAAACATTGA